A region from the Microcoleus sp. FACHB-672 genome encodes:
- a CDS encoding serine/threonine-protein kinase, translating to MIYWTAGQTIQNEKYIIEDIIGEGGFGITYRIKEQKEGHILALKTLNYKSQKRYNFAKLQEDFLNEALSLAKCSHPHIAQVHRVFQEEGLWCMVMEYIDGDNLHDYLENNGILSQNEALRIIRQIGEALTFVHEQGFLHRDVKPLNILLRRQGLDAVLMDFGLGREFTQGQKRTHTYSLRECFAPLEQYELQAERGTYTDVYALAATLYYLRTGKEPFPASFMKEANISLQPPKQHNFQIADWEHEAILKGMKLEAKDRPQTIKAWLELLKEDRDALRSEKGVDYRQLRNYLRAGNWKEADEETKRVMLKAANREDRWLDRKSIDNFPCTDLRTIDQLWVKYSNGRFGFSVQKRLWLKVGGKIDWETECLLGDWVGWRVNGEWENYDELTFSLKAPEGHLPSRTFSLAVAGGRFFSRVETCKV from the coding sequence ATGATCTACTGGACAGCCGGCCAAACTATACAAAACGAAAAATACATTATCGAAGATATTATCGGAGAAGGTGGTTTCGGCATTACCTATCGCATTAAAGAGCAGAAAGAAGGTCATATTCTTGCTCTCAAAACACTAAATTATAAAAGCCAAAAGAGATATAACTTTGCCAAACTTCAGGAAGACTTTCTCAACGAAGCGCTGTCTTTAGCCAAATGCAGCCATCCCCATATCGCGCAAGTACATCGAGTCTTCCAAGAGGAGGGACTCTGGTGCATGGTGATGGAATATATTGACGGTGATAATTTACATGACTATCTGGAAAATAACGGTATTTTGTCGCAAAATGAAGCCTTGCGAATTATTCGGCAAATTGGTGAGGCACTGACATTTGTTCACGAACAGGGATTTTTACACCGGGATGTCAAACCGCTAAATATTCTTCTGCGCCGGCAAGGGTTAGATGCAGTATTAATGGATTTTGGTTTAGGGCGAGAATTTACGCAAGGACAAAAAAGAACGCATACATACTCCCTAAGAGAATGTTTCGCCCCTCTTGAGCAGTATGAACTTCAAGCGGAACGGGGTACTTATACGGATGTTTATGCCTTAGCGGCAACGCTGTATTATCTGCGAACGGGAAAAGAACCCTTTCCTGCCAGCTTCATGAAAGAAGCCAATATTTCTTTACAGCCACCAAAGCAGCACAACTTTCAGATAGCAGACTGGGAACATGAAGCCATTCTCAAAGGCATGAAATTAGAGGCAAAAGATCGTCCGCAAACCATTAAAGCTTGGCTGGAATTGTTGAAAGAAGATAGGGACGCTCTCCGTTCAGAAAAAGGCGTTGATTATCGCCAATTGCGGAATTACTTAAGAGCGGGAAACTGGAAAGAAGCGGATGAAGAAACAAAGCGAGTGATGCTAAAAGCGGCTAACCGAGAAGACCGTTGGTTAGATAGAAAAAGCATTGATAATTTTCCCTGCACAGATCTGCGTACCATAGATCAACTTTGGGTAAAATACAGCAACGGGCGCTTTGGTTTTTCTGTACAAAAGCGCTTGTGGCTCAAGGTCGGTGGTAAAATTGACTGGGAAACTGAATGTCTCCTGGGCGACTGGGTGGGATGGCGTGTGAATGGAGAATGGGAAAACTACGATGAGCTAACTTTTTCCCTCAAAGCACCAGAGGGCCACCTCCCATCTCGAACTTTTTCCCTCGCAGTTGCCGGTGGGCGGTTCTTCTCTCGCGTCGAGACTTGTAAAGTGTAA
- a CDS encoding efflux RND transporter permease subunit, with product MKQEVKPAGFSLSATAIRQHIGTLMLTLTVIIVGIFFITQLQVDLLPAITYPRIGVRLSAPGVSPEVGVQEITKPLEEALSATEGVVQVFSQTREGQVSVDLYFQPGGDIDQALNDATAAFNRARGTLPDIVEDPRLFKVDPSQLPIYEFALQSPSLEDVDLRVFADEELGRELSIVEGVANVDVAGGVREEVQVNIDLKRLQAQNIALTDVLDAIESRNADISGGRIQGTQAEALTRTVGKFKDARELRDLSFEVGARNTGSGTPQPAASSARVYLRDFAEVIDGTEQQRVFVSLDGQPAVKVSIQKQPDANTVSVVNGLKKRIEELQKSGLIPEDMTIISTLDESRFIRNSLADVTNSGISGALLAAVAVLFFMGSIRQTLVISLTIPLCTLSAIILMKLFGLSLNLFSMAGLALGIGQAIDTSVVILENIAAGAGAAPGTNNKRLINSQQILDQSIASGQEVESAMIASTGANLVSVLPFLLIGGFFSLLFSELILTICFAVAASLLVALTVTPMLMSRLLTIKWSSRVSEFWLLRQFNRRFEDATRSYTYTLRWVLRYPLLIIVCAFVLMGGSSLWMAGQIPQEILPRVDTGQANLSAQFPPGTPLATNLKMMAITDEILSKQPETEYVFTTSGGSLFGSNTTANSLRASSTITLKQGTDVEAFVQRMTQEFEKLNLAGIRLRLSPGQVRGIILTNSPVRGADVDIILQGNDEQKLQQAGRQVVAALDEGAKLVRFRPDADPRQPEVQIRPDWLRVQELGLTTQDIGDTIQTAIEGSIATQLQRGERLVDVRVQLDEESVQRSSQLAQLPLFIDSNRQIRLGDVAKVEEGQAPGEVQRINQRQVFLIAGSLSEGASLSEAFAEVDKVLATVELPEGVTVLPSSTKQTNQQLQDSLKLLGGLSAFLVFVVMAVQYNSIIDPLVIILTVPLALAGGILGLYATKTAIGATVLVGAVLLVGIVVNIGIIMVEFANQIWEEEGVSREVAILKAAPQRLRPILMTTITTVLGLLPLALGIGEGSEFLQPLGVVVFSGMSVATLLTLFIIPCFYTLLHGLRLPKFGKFRLPRFGKFRFGSSFGLNKKVNARKKLSKSLARKKEEVKQR from the coding sequence ATGAAGCAGGAAGTTAAACCGGCAGGATTTAGCCTCAGCGCTACTGCCATCCGCCAGCATATCGGCACTTTGATGCTGACGCTGACAGTGATTATTGTGGGGATTTTCTTCATCACCCAACTACAGGTGGATTTGCTGCCGGCCATCACCTATCCGCGCATTGGCGTGCGTTTGAGCGCTCCAGGCGTCTCGCCAGAAGTTGGCGTGCAGGAAATCACAAAGCCCCTCGAAGAAGCCCTGAGCGCCACAGAAGGCGTTGTGCAAGTGTTTTCCCAAACACGCGAAGGACAGGTGAGTGTGGACTTGTACTTTCAGCCAGGAGGCGATATTGACCAAGCGCTTAACGACGCCACGGCTGCGTTTAACCGCGCCAGGGGCACTCTGCCGGATATTGTTGAAGATCCGCGCTTGTTCAAAGTTGACCCGTCTCAGTTGCCGATTTACGAATTCGCCCTGCAATCTCCCTCGTTAGAAGATGTAGATTTGCGCGTGTTTGCCGACGAAGAACTGGGGCGAGAACTTAGTATTGTCGAGGGTGTGGCAAACGTAGACGTTGCCGGCGGCGTGCGGGAAGAAGTACAAGTCAATATTGACCTTAAGCGGTTGCAGGCGCAAAACATTGCCCTCACAGATGTGCTAGATGCCATCGAATCGCGCAACGCAGATATTTCTGGAGGTCGGATTCAAGGAACACAAGCGGAAGCCCTAACCCGCACGGTCGGAAAATTTAAAGACGCCAGGGAACTGCGGGATCTCTCCTTTGAGGTAGGAGCGAGGAACACCGGCTCAGGGACTCCCCAACCCGCCGCCTCTTCCGCTCGCGTTTACCTGCGAGACTTTGCTGAGGTGATTGATGGTACGGAACAGCAACGGGTGTTTGTTTCCCTGGACGGTCAGCCGGCAGTGAAAGTCAGTATCCAGAAACAACCAGATGCCAACACTGTGAGTGTTGTCAATGGCTTGAAAAAACGCATCGAAGAGTTGCAAAAATCTGGTTTAATTCCCGAAGATATGACGATCATTTCGACGCTTGATGAATCGCGGTTCATTCGCAATTCCCTAGCTGATGTCACGAATTCAGGGATTTCTGGAGCTTTGCTGGCAGCAGTCGCAGTGCTGTTCTTCATGGGTTCTATCCGGCAAACGCTGGTTATTTCCCTGACGATTCCTTTGTGTACGCTCTCAGCGATCATATTAATGAAGCTGTTTGGCCTGTCCCTCAATCTTTTCAGTATGGCCGGCCTCGCGTTGGGAATTGGACAGGCGATCGACACCAGTGTGGTGATTTTGGAGAACATTGCCGCCGGTGCCGGTGCTGCGCCTGGTACGAATAATAAGCGTCTGATCAACTCACAGCAGATCCTCGATCAGTCCATCGCCAGCGGTCAGGAAGTAGAATCTGCAATGATTGCTTCCACCGGCGCTAACTTGGTGTCTGTGCTGCCATTCCTGCTCATCGGCGGCTTTTTCTCACTACTGTTTAGCGAACTCATTCTCACGATTTGCTTTGCCGTCGCCGCTTCACTTTTAGTCGCGCTGACTGTGACCCCAATGCTCATGTCTCGCCTGCTAACGATTAAGTGGTCGAGTCGCGTGAGTGAGTTTTGGCTGCTGCGACAGTTTAACCGGCGTTTTGAGGATGCCACGCGCAGCTACACCTACACCCTTCGCTGGGTGCTGCGCTACCCATTGCTTATAATCGTCTGCGCCTTCGTTCTCATGGGTGGGAGTAGCCTGTGGATGGCCGGCCAGATTCCGCAAGAAATCTTACCCCGCGTGGACACCGGCCAAGCCAACCTGTCCGCTCAGTTCCCTCCCGGAACGCCTCTGGCCACCAACTTAAAAATGATGGCGATTACTGACGAAATCCTCAGCAAACAGCCAGAAACTGAGTATGTCTTTACCACGTCGGGCGGGTCGCTGTTTGGTAGCAATACCACCGCCAACTCCCTGCGTGCTTCCAGCACAATCACACTCAAACAGGGGACGGATGTAGAAGCTTTCGTTCAGCGCATGACTCAGGAGTTTGAAAAGCTAAATTTGGCAGGAATTCGGCTGCGGCTGTCTCCAGGTCAGGTGCGCGGGATTATTTTAACCAACTCGCCGGTGCGGGGGGCCGATGTTGACATTATCCTTCAGGGAAATGACGAACAAAAGCTGCAACAGGCTGGCCGGCAGGTTGTGGCGGCACTAGACGAGGGAGCGAAACTCGTGCGTTTCCGGCCTGATGCCGACCCCCGGCAGCCAGAAGTGCAAATTCGCCCAGATTGGCTACGTGTTCAAGAGCTTGGCTTGACGACGCAAGACATTGGCGACACCATTCAAACTGCAATCGAAGGTTCTATTGCCACTCAATTGCAGCGAGGCGAGCGTTTGGTGGATGTGCGGGTACAACTAGATGAAGAATCGGTGCAGAGATCGTCACAGCTTGCACAGTTGCCCCTATTTATTGATAGCAATCGCCAAATTCGTTTAGGAGATGTTGCCAAAGTTGAAGAAGGGCAAGCGCCTGGTGAAGTGCAGCGAATTAACCAGCGTCAGGTATTTTTAATTGCCGGCTCCCTAAGTGAGGGAGCCAGTCTCAGCGAGGCTTTTGCAGAAGTTGATAAAGTGCTGGCGACAGTGGAGTTGCCTGAAGGCGTTACCGTTCTACCCAGTTCTACTAAACAGACGAACCAACAGCTTCAAGACTCTTTGAAATTGTTAGGCGGCTTATCAGCTTTCTTAGTTTTTGTTGTGATGGCAGTGCAATACAATTCCATCATCGACCCGCTTGTGATTATCTTGACGGTTCCGTTAGCGCTGGCTGGAGGGATTTTAGGGCTTTACGCCACTAAAACTGCGATTGGTGCGACGGTGCTTGTCGGTGCGGTTTTGCTGGTGGGGATTGTGGTGAATATCGGGATTATTATGGTTGAATTTGCCAACCAAATCTGGGAAGAGGAAGGTGTTAGCCGTGAGGTGGCTATTTTGAAAGCAGCTCCCCAACGCCTACGTCCGATTCTAATGACCACAATCACCACTGTTTTGGGTTTGTTGCCGCTGGCATTAGGGATTGGAGAAGGTTCGGAGTTTCTGCAACCGTTGGGTGTTGTTGTGTTTTCCGGGATGTCTGTGGCGACGCTTTTGACGCTGTTTATTATTCCCTGTTTCTATACACTGCTGCACGGTTTGCGATTGCCAAAATTTGGCAAGTTCCGGTTGCCGAGGTTTGGTAAGTTCCGGTTTGGTTCATCTTTTGGGCTTAATAAGAAGGTGAATGCACGGAAAAAACTCTCCAAGTCTTTGGCCCGTAAAAAAGAAGAAGTCAAACAGAGATAA